From the genome of Chanos chanos chromosome 5, fChaCha1.1, whole genome shotgun sequence, one region includes:
- the htr5aa gene encoding 5-hydroxytryptamine (serotonin) receptor 5A, a, translated as MVNLTTPTNHSAGSLNIHRPVTVFSVLTYTLLVMLVVATFIWNMLVLVTILRVRTFHRVPHNLVASMAISDVMVAALVMPLSLVHELNGRRWKLGRVLCQVWISFDVLCCTASIWNVTAIALDRYWSITRHLEYTLKTRKRISNAMIALIWLLSSVISLSPLFGWGETYSEEDMECQVSQEPSYTIFSTFGAFYLPLCVVLFVYWKIYKAAKFRMGSKKTNTITPAAEAVEVKEATQERPQTVFTARHATVTFQTDGETWREQKEKRAALMVGILIGVFVLCWIPFFLTELITPLCSCDIPPVWKSVFLWLGYTNSFFNPLIYTAFNKNYNNAFRNLFSKQR; from the exons ATGGTAAATCTAACAACACCAACCAATCACAGCGCAGGATCTCTGAACATCCACCGCCCGGTCACCGTGTTTAGCGTCTTGACTTATACTCTCTTGGTCATGTTGGTGGTGGCCACGTTCATCTGGAACATGCTGGTCCTGGTTACCATCCTCAGGGTTCGGACGTTCCACCGTGTGCCCCATAACCTGGTGGCTTCCATGGCTATATCCGACGTGATGGTGGCCGCCCTGGTGATGCCCCTCAGCCTGGTTCACGAGCTGAATGGTCGGCGCTGGAAATTGGGCCGGGTCCTTTGCCAGGTCTGGATCTCTTTCGACGTCCTCTGCTGCACGGCCAGCATTTGGAACGTGACCGCAATCGCTCTCGACCGCTACTGGTCCATCACGCGCCACCTGGAGTACACGCTGAAGACACGCAAGAGGATCTCCAATGCCATGATAGCGCTAATCTGGCTGCTTTCCTCGGTCATCTCGCTCTCGCCTCTTTTCGGATGGGGGGAGACGTATTCTGAGGAGGATATGGAATGCCAGGTGAGCCAGGAACCGTCCTACACCATTTTCTCCACTTTTGGGGCGTTCTATCTGCCCCTCTGTGTAGTGCTGTTTGTCTACTGGAAGATCTACAAGGCCGCAAAGTTTCGCATGGGCTCTAAGAAGACGAACACCATCACTCCAGCGGCAGAGGCTGTGGAG GTTAAAGAGGCCACACAAGAGCGACCCCAGACCGTTTTCACCGCGCGTCACGCCACCGTGACGTTCCAGACGGACGGCGAAACGTGGCGGGAGCAGAAGGAAAAACGGGCGGCCCTGATGGTGGGGATCCTCATCGGCGTGTTCGTCCTCTGCTGGATCCCGTTTTTCCTGACCGAGCTCATCACGCCGCTGTGCTCCTGCGACATCCCGCCCGTCTGGAAGAGCGTTTTCCTCTGGCTCGGCTACACCAACTCTTTCTTCAACCCCCTTATCTACACCGCCTTCAACAAAAACTACAACAATGCCTTCCGGAACCTCTTCTCCAAACAGCGCTGA